A window of the Synechococcus sp. JA-3-3Ab genome harbors these coding sequences:
- a CDS encoding class I SAM-dependent methyltransferase: MSLQLSSELSLPIPSPVGEAAYRAFQWGKNLFGFAHKALSTQALELMLSVLRELQSFSSGKPLPPRERVKVSPATLQELRARYERLLQVDWQDAEAGYYPHALLFDNPWLDFARYYPQVWLDLPQITQRVHSRRYQEFSPDISTEGYPKYYLQNFHYQTNGYLSDSSAELYDLQVELLFGGAADAMRRRVIRLLKDGLDPALSDPHILDVACGTGRTLRLLRGSLPKAALYGLDLSPAYLRKANRLLQELPGELPQLIRANAEAMPYADATFDAVVSVFLFHELPGPARQNVINEMSRVVKPGGAIVICDSVQLLDSPELEETMEAFVQTFHEPYYRDYIRDDLGVRLQQAGCEVLRRETHYVSTYILARKS, translated from the coding sequence ATGAGCTTACAGTTGAGCTCCGAGCTGTCGCTGCCGATCCCATCTCCAGTCGGAGAAGCTGCTTACCGCGCTTTTCAGTGGGGCAAAAATCTCTTTGGCTTTGCCCACAAGGCTCTCTCCACCCAGGCTTTGGAGCTGATGCTCTCTGTGCTCAGGGAGCTGCAAAGTTTTTCCTCTGGGAAGCCCCTACCGCCGCGGGAGCGGGTGAAGGTCAGCCCAGCTACTTTGCAAGAGTTGCGGGCTCGTTACGAACGGCTGCTACAGGTCGATTGGCAAGACGCCGAGGCAGGTTACTACCCTCACGCCCTTCTTTTCGATAACCCCTGGCTGGACTTTGCCCGCTACTACCCGCAGGTATGGCTGGATCTGCCGCAGATCACTCAGCGGGTACACAGCCGGCGCTACCAAGAGTTTTCTCCAGACATCTCCACCGAGGGCTATCCAAAATACTACCTGCAAAATTTTCATTACCAAACCAACGGTTACCTGAGCGACAGCTCGGCTGAGCTCTACGACCTGCAGGTGGAACTGCTGTTTGGTGGCGCGGCAGATGCGATGCGGCGACGGGTGATCCGCCTGCTCAAGGATGGTCTCGATCCTGCTCTATCCGACCCCCACATCCTCGACGTAGCTTGTGGCACCGGGCGCACGCTGCGCCTGCTGCGGGGATCCCTGCCCAAAGCGGCGTTGTACGGCCTGGATCTTTCCCCTGCCTATCTGCGCAAGGCCAACCGGCTGTTGCAGGAGTTGCCCGGGGAGCTGCCCCAGCTCATCCGCGCCAATGCCGAGGCCATGCCCTACGCCGACGCCACCTTTGATGCGGTTGTCAGCGTGTTTCTCTTCCACGAGCTGCCCGGCCCGGCCCGCCAAAATGTCATCAACGAGATGAGCCGGGTGGTGAAGCCGGGGGGCGCCATTGTCATCTGCGACTCGGTGCAACTGCTGGACTCGCCCGAGCTGGAGGAGACGATGGAAGCTTTTGTGCAAACCTTCCACGAACCCTACTACCGGGACTACATCCGCGACGACCTGGGGGTGCGCCTGCAGCAGGCAGGCTGTGAGGTGTTGCGCCGAGAAACCCACTACGTCAGCACTTATATCTTGGCCCGTAAGAGTTGA